One segment of Pseudodesulfovibrio sp. 5S69 DNA contains the following:
- a CDS encoding pyridine nucleotide-disulfide oxidoreductase/dicluster-binding protein, producing MEQAELRRWENRCIQEESPRCAAACPLHVDARECCSLLAARRVDKAWAVLAKTMPLPGVLARICDAPCKAACLRGEKGGPIEMGALERFLAGAAQAAKPPRPLPRNGKSVAVIGGGMTGLCAAWEIARKGFAVTVYCTAPDVGVELPEGVLDGELAAMDRMGVTIERGATLTPELVEAQLEERDAVFVDSDAVPETLRYFGEPDEVTLGTNRLGLFAVRAGETSPVFQAAAGRRAANSIMRFSQGVSMVKSRELEGPYDTRLYTNLAKVEPVGPVAVGEGYDEVRAVEEAARCLKCECMECVKACVYLKHYKQYPKVYVRQVYNNEAIVRGTRQANKLINSCMLCGLCDTVCPEDFAMGDVCLEARRNMIAKGTMPPSAHEFALRDMAFADGDKCALARHAPGTTESEYVFFPGCQLTATDPGGAERAYADLRERLGKVGLILRCCGAPAAWSGRDALFQESLAELQSAWQGLGSPRIIAACPSCIKILRQALPEAEIVSHWSILSALGLPETALKAGGTLAVNDPCAAREDGALRADVRGLLDTLGVSIVEPEYSGELTQCCGYGGLLNEVDPELGRIAAQARADAVDEDYVTYCAMCREMIARTGKTAMHLYDLLYPGEGGAGARPTPGHSERRENRVHLREKLLRELWSEADGVAAEDFENVDVAFTEAGAAAMEERRILVSDVQKVLLQEERSGRHLVHDETGRFLASFRPAVVTYWVEFEKTDDGYLVHNAWCHRMKIKGGQP from the coding sequence ATGGAACAAGCGGAATTGAGACGGTGGGAAAATCGGTGCATACAGGAAGAGTCGCCCCGGTGTGCGGCGGCCTGCCCCCTGCATGTCGACGCGCGCGAGTGCTGCTCCCTGCTGGCGGCAAGGCGCGTTGACAAGGCCTGGGCTGTGCTGGCCAAGACCATGCCTTTGCCCGGCGTCCTGGCCCGGATCTGCGACGCACCGTGCAAGGCGGCCTGCCTGCGCGGCGAAAAAGGCGGCCCCATAGAGATGGGCGCCCTGGAGCGGTTTCTGGCAGGCGCGGCCCAAGCGGCCAAGCCGCCCCGGCCCCTGCCGCGCAACGGCAAGAGCGTGGCCGTGATCGGCGGCGGGATGACCGGCCTGTGCGCGGCCTGGGAGATCGCCCGCAAGGGGTTCGCCGTGACCGTGTACTGCACCGCACCCGATGTCGGCGTCGAGCTGCCCGAGGGGGTCCTCGACGGAGAGCTTGCGGCCATGGATCGCATGGGCGTGACCATCGAGCGGGGCGCAACCCTCACCCCGGAGCTGGTCGAGGCCCAGTTGGAGGAGCGCGACGCGGTCTTCGTGGACAGCGACGCCGTGCCCGAAACACTTCGCTATTTCGGTGAGCCTGACGAGGTCACGCTGGGCACCAACCGACTGGGGCTGTTCGCCGTCCGCGCGGGCGAAACCTCGCCGGTCTTCCAGGCGGCCGCCGGGCGCCGGGCGGCCAATTCCATCATGCGTTTTTCCCAGGGCGTGTCCATGGTCAAGAGCCGCGAGCTCGAAGGGCCGTACGACACGCGCCTGTACACCAACCTGGCCAAGGTGGAACCGGTCGGGCCGGTGGCCGTGGGCGAAGGTTACGACGAGGTCCGCGCCGTGGAGGAAGCGGCCCGCTGCCTCAAGTGCGAGTGCATGGAGTGCGTCAAGGCGTGCGTCTACCTCAAGCACTACAAGCAGTACCCCAAGGTCTACGTCCGACAGGTATACAACAACGAGGCCATTGTCCGGGGCACGCGCCAGGCCAACAAGCTGATCAACTCGTGCATGCTCTGTGGCCTGTGCGACACGGTCTGTCCTGAGGATTTCGCCATGGGCGACGTCTGCCTCGAAGCGCGGCGGAACATGATCGCCAAGGGGACCATGCCGCCCTCGGCCCACGAGTTCGCCCTGCGCGACATGGCCTTTGCCGACGGCGACAAATGCGCTCTGGCCAGGCATGCGCCGGGCACGACCGAGAGCGAATACGTCTTCTTCCCCGGCTGCCAGTTGACCGCCACCGACCCCGGTGGGGCTGAGCGCGCCTACGCGGACCTCCGCGAGCGGCTGGGCAAGGTCGGGCTGATCCTGCGCTGCTGCGGCGCTCCGGCCGCCTGGTCCGGGCGCGATGCGCTGTTTCAGGAATCCCTGGCCGAGTTGCAGAGCGCCTGGCAGGGGCTCGGCTCGCCGCGCATCATCGCGGCCTGTCCTTCCTGCATCAAGATTCTGCGTCAGGCCCTGCCCGAGGCGGAGATCGTTTCCCACTGGTCCATCCTGAGCGCGCTCGGCCTGCCCGAAACCGCGCTGAAGGCGGGCGGGACTCTGGCTGTGAACGACCCCTGCGCGGCCCGTGAGGACGGGGCGCTGCGCGCCGACGTGCGCGGCCTGCTAGATACCCTCGGGGTGTCCATTGTCGAGCCGGAGTACAGCGGCGAGCTGACCCAGTGCTGCGGCTACGGCGGGCTGCTGAACGAGGTGGACCCGGAGCTCGGGCGGATCGCGGCCCAGGCGCGCGCCGACGCCGTGGACGAGGACTACGTTACCTACTGCGCCATGTGCCGGGAGATGATCGCCCGGACCGGCAAAACGGCCATGCACCTCTATGATCTGCTCTATCCCGGCGAAGGCGGGGCGGGCGCGCGGCCCACGCCGGGCCATTCCGAGCGGCGCGAAAATCGCGTCCATCTGCGCGAGAAGCTCCTGCGCGAGCTGTGGAGCGAGGCGGACGGCGTCGCAGCCGAGGACTTTGAGAATGTCGATGTGGCCTTCACCGAGGCGGGCGCCGCGGCCATGGAGGAACGGCGCATCCTTGTGAGCGACGTGCAGAAGGTCCTGCTCCAGGAGGAGCGGTCCGGCAGGCATCTGGTCCACGACGAGACCGGCCGTTTTCTGGCCTCGTTCCGTCCGGCCGTGGTGACTTACTGGGTGGAATTCGAAAAAACGGACGACGGGTACCTGGTGCACAATGCCTGGTGCCACCGCATGAAGATAAAGGGAGGGCAGCCATGA
- a CDS encoding DVU_1557 family redox protein: protein MSSAITVPGTGAGGWRCGPCDEDMVMKPVELTYLNSQFNVELPTCPNCGYVLIPEALALGKMHQVEQLLEDK, encoded by the coding sequence ATGAGCAGCGCGATCACGGTGCCGGGAACCGGAGCTGGCGGCTGGCGATGCGGGCCCTGCGACGAGGACATGGTCATGAAACCGGTGGAGCTGACCTATCTCAACTCCCAGTTCAACGTGGAGCTGCCCACCTGCCCGAACTGCGGCTACGTGCTCATCCCGGAGGCGTTGGCCCTGGGCAAGATGCATCAGGTGGAGCAGTTGCTGGAGGACAAGTAG
- the trsM gene encoding DVU_1556 family methyltransferase, with product MALAPGPLWEREELRAVAGETLRPGGFELTDRAADYIGLVPGRRVLDIGAGLGATVTRLRSRYGAMAWGVEPSAAQLERADGPQGLIRARGDRLPFRAGTFDALFCECVLSLFEDRPGGLAEFYRVLKPGGFLVLSDLCATGPSLGGGASCADRAAPLDRTVRLVRNGGFAIELLEDHSAHLRDLAARLAWTAEGVSCGCGRGLSYFLMIAQKQGA from the coding sequence GTGGCCCTCGCGCCGGGGCCGCTGTGGGAGCGCGAGGAACTGCGTGCCGTGGCCGGGGAGACGCTCCGGCCGGGCGGCTTCGAGTTGACCGACCGGGCGGCGGACTACATCGGTCTGGTACCGGGGCGGCGGGTGCTGGACATCGGCGCGGGCCTCGGGGCCACCGTGACCCGGCTGCGTTCGCGCTACGGCGCGATGGCCTGGGGCGTGGAGCCTTCGGCCGCCCAGCTTGAGCGGGCAGACGGCCCGCAGGGGCTCATCCGGGCGCGCGGAGACCGGTTGCCCTTTCGGGCCGGGACCTTCGACGCGCTGTTCTGCGAATGCGTTCTCTCCCTGTTCGAGGACCGGCCCGGCGGGCTGGCCGAATTTTACCGGGTGCTCAAGCCCGGCGGTTTCCTGGTTCTGTCCGACCTGTGCGCAACCGGCCCTTCCCTGGGCGGCGGCGCGTCCTGCGCGGACCGGGCCGCGCCCTTGGATCGGACGGTCCGTCTGGTCCGTAACGGCGGTTTCGCCATCGAACTTCTGGAAGACCACTCGGCCCACCTGCGTGACCTGGCGGCCCGCCTCGCCTGGACTGCCGAGGGAGTCTCCTGCGGCTGCGGGCGCGGGTTGAGCTATTTTCTGATGATCGCGCAAAAGCAAGGAGCATAG
- a CDS encoding DVU_1555 family C-GCAxxG-C-C protein, which translates to MLDDAGLRVMELAGKGYCCSQMMVVMALDEMGREDPDLVRAAGGLCNGLGDCSGPCGVLTGSVLALGLYAGKGMDMEEPVDTLPVMLETLRDWFEGRTMEYGGTTCAAILDGGCGQPHPTRCGGLVAEANAKIREVLVDNGLDPAEGRELP; encoded by the coding sequence ATGCTGGACGATGCCGGACTCCGGGTCATGGAATTGGCCGGAAAGGGATATTGCTGCAGTCAGATGATGGTCGTCATGGCCCTGGACGAGATGGGCCGCGAGGACCCCGACCTGGTGCGGGCCGCGGGCGGCCTGTGCAACGGCCTGGGCGACTGCTCCGGGCCGTGCGGCGTGCTCACGGGTTCGGTCCTGGCCCTGGGGCTGTACGCGGGCAAGGGCATGGACATGGAAGAGCCGGTGGATACGCTGCCGGTCATGCTCGAGACCCTGCGCGACTGGTTTGAGGGGCGGACCATGGAATACGGCGGGACCACCTGCGCGGCCATCCTGGACGGCGGCTGCGGGCAGCCCCATCCCACCCGTTGCGGCGGGCTGGTCGCCGAGGCCAACGCCAAGATCCGCGAGGTCCTGGTGGACAACGGGCTGGACCCGGCCGAGGGACGCGAATTGCCGTGA
- the trsS gene encoding radical SAM (seleno)protein TrsS, which produces MTSSPRSVCPVCLKPIPAAHETVGDETFLVKTCPDHGDFRSVIWRGEPSFGSWARPKVPSGPKTPFTSVERGCPLDCGLCDAHRQHTCTALIEVTWRCDLGCPVCFASSGKTAPPDPSPEELGRLFDRVELASGHCNIQLSGGEPTVREDLPEIIRLGKAKGFPFVQLNTNGLRLGREPGYAARLAEAGLDSVFLQFDGTEDRIFQALRGRPLLETKFAAMDALADAGVGIILVPTLVPGVNDRDLGNILRLAVDRSPAVRGVHFQPVSYFGRYPRQPGDDERITLPEIMRGLEAQTGGMLKAVDFRPPGCEHAFCSFHANYVVTEDGGLTRLSSGGDCGCTPRPASEGADAAKAFVKRQWCSPDRQLPMAFEAAPDSGAAQGGAEDVLGAFIRRAATHTLAVSAMAFQDCWTLDLERLKGCCIHEVSPDGRLIPFCAYNLTSMGGETLYRGKCHGPIQS; this is translated from the coding sequence GTGACTTCAAGCCCGAGGAGCGTCTGCCCGGTCTGCCTGAAGCCGATTCCGGCGGCTCACGAGACCGTGGGCGACGAGACCTTTCTGGTCAAGACCTGTCCGGACCATGGGGACTTCCGTTCCGTTATCTGGCGGGGTGAGCCGTCCTTCGGCTCTTGGGCGCGGCCCAAGGTCCCGTCCGGCCCGAAGACGCCGTTTACCAGCGTGGAGCGGGGCTGTCCGCTGGACTGCGGGCTGTGCGACGCCCACCGCCAGCACACTTGCACCGCGCTCATCGAGGTCACCTGGCGCTGCGACCTGGGCTGCCCGGTCTGTTTCGCCTCGTCCGGGAAAACGGCCCCGCCCGATCCGTCCCCGGAGGAATTGGGCCGGCTGTTCGACCGGGTGGAGCTGGCTTCGGGCCACTGCAATATCCAGCTTTCGGGCGGCGAACCCACGGTGCGCGAAGACCTTCCCGAGATCATCCGGTTGGGCAAGGCAAAGGGATTTCCGTTCGTCCAACTGAACACAAACGGGCTCCGGCTCGGGCGTGAACCGGGCTATGCGGCCCGGCTGGCCGAGGCCGGACTGGACTCGGTTTTCCTTCAGTTCGACGGCACCGAAGACCGTATTTTCCAGGCCCTGCGGGGCCGTCCCCTGCTCGAAACCAAATTCGCGGCCATGGACGCCCTGGCCGATGCCGGAGTGGGCATCATCCTGGTGCCCACGCTGGTACCGGGCGTCAACGACCGGGACCTGGGCAACATCCTCCGGCTGGCCGTAGACCGCTCCCCGGCCGTGCGCGGGGTGCATTTCCAGCCGGTCAGCTATTTCGGGCGCTATCCGCGGCAGCCGGGCGATGACGAGCGCATCACCCTGCCCGAGATCATGCGCGGGCTGGAGGCCCAGACGGGCGGGATGCTCAAGGCCGTTGATTTCCGGCCGCCGGGCTGTGAGCACGCCTTTTGCTCCTTCCATGCCAACTACGTGGTCACCGAGGACGGCGGGCTGACCCGGCTGTCCTCGGGCGGAGACTGCGGCTGCACGCCGCGCCCGGCCTCCGAGGGGGCGGACGCGGCCAAGGCGTTTGTCAAGCGCCAGTGGTGTTCGCCGGACCGGCAACTGCCCATGGCCTTCGAGGCCGCGCCGGACAGCGGGGCCGCGCAGGGCGGGGCGGAAGACGTCCTGGGCGCCTTCATCCGGCGGGCGGCCACCCACACTCTGGCCGTGTCGGCCATGGCCTTCCAGGACTGCTGGACCCTGGACCTGGAGCGGCTCAAGGGGTGCTGCATCCACGAGGTCTCGCCGGACGGGCGGCTCATCCCCTTCTGCGCCTACAATTTGACGTCCATGGGCGGCGAAACCCTGTACCGGGGGAAATGTCATGGGCCGATCCAATCTTGA
- a CDS encoding DVU_1553 family AMP-dependent CoA ligase produces the protein MGRSNLDSWLAGRMDRDTVPTVAELRAWQLDRLKALVDHARQGSPFYYRHFSDVRGADLDSLEAFSRLPVITPEQLRTNPDALLSVSRDDIERVVTLSSSGTTGEPKRIFHTADDLEATVDFFSWGMANMVEPGGTALVLLPGARPGGVGQLLDEALSRHGSRAVAFGELTDAEAAVDRCLTEKAACLVGSPAHVNLLAHAWAARGLPKGVIRSALLCWDVIPDAVRTSVAERLGCRVFRHWGMIETGLGGAVECAPGSGMHLRETDVYVEIVDPDTGALLPDGEFGEMVVTTPLKLGMPLIRYRTGDVGRILAGECRCGSPLRRLDPLVRRRHDGIPLPSGSLTLRELNEILYGVPGVADFAARLAGDTLHLTVCGNASAATILAALRNLPVVAEGLADKTLQVDIENRHDAAPAVPGLNKRRIAIGS, from the coding sequence ATGGGCCGATCCAATCTTGATTCCTGGCTGGCCGGGCGCATGGACCGGGACACGGTCCCGACCGTCGCCGAACTGCGCGCCTGGCAGCTCGACCGGCTGAAGGCGTTGGTGGACCACGCGCGGCAAGGCAGCCCGTTCTATTACCGCCACTTTTCGGACGTGCGCGGCGCGGACCTTGATTCCCTGGAAGCCTTTTCCCGGCTCCCGGTGATCACCCCGGAGCAACTGCGGACCAATCCGGATGCGCTGCTCAGCGTGTCCCGCGACGACATAGAACGGGTGGTCACCCTGTCCAGCTCCGGGACCACGGGGGAGCCCAAGCGCATTTTCCATACCGCGGATGACCTCGAGGCCACGGTGGACTTCTTCAGTTGGGGCATGGCCAACATGGTCGAGCCGGGCGGGACCGCGCTGGTGCTTCTGCCCGGAGCGCGTCCCGGCGGGGTGGGGCAGTTGCTCGACGAGGCCTTGTCGCGGCACGGCTCCAGGGCCGTGGCCTTCGGCGAACTGACGGACGCCGAGGCCGCCGTGGACCGCTGCCTGACCGAGAAGGCCGCCTGCCTGGTCGGCTCTCCGGCCCACGTCAATCTTCTGGCCCACGCCTGGGCGGCGCGCGGCCTGCCCAAAGGGGTGATCCGCTCCGCGCTGCTGTGCTGGGACGTGATCCCGGACGCGGTCCGCACGAGCGTGGCCGAGCGTCTCGGCTGCCGGGTCTTCCGCCATTGGGGCATGATCGAGACCGGCCTGGGCGGGGCCGTGGAGTGCGCGCCCGGTTCGGGCATGCACTTGCGCGAGACCGACGTGTACGTCGAGATCGTGGACCCGGACACCGGGGCCCTGCTCCCGGACGGCGAGTTCGGCGAGATGGTCGTGACCACTCCGCTCAAGCTGGGCATGCCGCTTATCCGTTACCGCACCGGGGACGTGGGGCGCATCCTGGCCGGGGAGTGCCGTTGCGGCAGCCCCTTGCGCAGGCTGGACCCGCTGGTCCGGCGTAGGCATGACGGCATACCGTTGCCGTCCGGTTCCCTGACCCTGCGGGAATTGAATGAAATTTTGTACGGCGTGCCGGGCGTGGCGGATTTTGCGGCCCGGCTGGCGGGCGACACCCTGCACCTCACGGTGTGCGGGAACGCCTCCGCCGCAACGATCCTGGCGGCACTGAGGAACCTGCCCGTGGTGGCCGAAGGGCTTGCGGACAAGACCCTCCAGGTGGATATCGAGAACAGGCATGACGCCGCACCGGCCGTTCCGGGCCTGAACAAGCGGCGTATAGCCATAGGGAGTTGA
- a CDS encoding XdhC family protein, whose product MKAFVRDVAGLVEAAEPFVLVTVVESSGSTPRSSGAKMAVRGDGSIIGTVGGGLGEARACKAAGEMLADDAADGEARLMFVDMTEELAAESDMICGGGLSMLLEMAAPGGECARAYAELDGMLRKGVPATLETRIQDGDGPRVVGHELVAGSPEGDVPVFMRDRDPMVLAEPFIPPASLYIFGAGHVSRFTARVAAMVGFRTVVLDDREEYANRERFPEADEVVVLPSFAGCCDAFKDDGEAFVVIVTRGHLHDRNVLAEALRTRARYVGMIGSSTKRNKIYDSLLSDGFTQADIDRCYSPIGLPLGGRTPEEIAVSIVGELIQVRAGKA is encoded by the coding sequence ATGAAAGCGTTTGTGCGTGACGTGGCCGGGCTGGTCGAGGCGGCAGAGCCCTTTGTCCTGGTCACTGTGGTGGAGAGTTCCGGGTCCACGCCGAGGTCCTCGGGCGCGAAGATGGCCGTGCGCGGGGACGGGTCCATTATCGGCACCGTGGGCGGCGGCCTGGGCGAGGCCCGCGCTTGCAAGGCGGCCGGGGAGATGCTCGCCGATGATGCGGCCGACGGTGAGGCCCGGTTGATGTTCGTGGACATGACCGAGGAATTGGCTGCGGAATCGGACATGATCTGCGGCGGCGGATTGTCCATGCTCCTGGAGATGGCCGCGCCGGGCGGGGAATGCGCCCGCGCATACGCCGAACTCGACGGGATGCTGCGCAAGGGCGTTCCCGCCACGCTGGAGACCCGCATCCAGGATGGAGACGGGCCGCGCGTTGTCGGGCACGAGCTCGTGGCGGGCAGTCCGGAGGGCGACGTGCCGGTCTTTATGCGGGACCGAGATCCCATGGTCTTGGCCGAGCCGTTCATCCCGCCCGCGTCGCTGTATATCTTCGGGGCCGGGCACGTGTCCCGGTTTACCGCACGGGTTGCGGCCATGGTCGGGTTCCGCACCGTGGTCCTGGATGACCGCGAGGAGTACGCCAACCGCGAGCGGTTTCCCGAGGCGGACGAAGTGGTGGTCCTGCCGTCCTTTGCCGGGTGCTGCGACGCCTTCAAGGACGACGGCGAGGCGTTCGTGGTCATCGTTACGCGCGGCCACCTGCACGACCGCAACGTCCTGGCCGAGGCCCTGCGCACCAGGGCGCGGTACGTGGGCATGATCGGCAGCTCCACCAAGCGCAACAAGATTTACGATTCCCTGCTGTCCGACGGCTTCACCCAGGCGGATATCGACCGTTGCTACAGCCCCATCGGCCTGCCCCTGGGCGGGCGGACTCCGGAGGAGATCGCGGTCAGCATCGTGGGCGAGCTGATCCAGGTCCGGGCGGGCAAGGCATGA
- a CDS encoding DVU_1551 family NTP transferase codes for MTAVYSAVILAAGLCSRMGRFKPLLPLDGGTVLSRCVALFRTCGVERIVVVTGKRADEVAACAMEAGAMAVYNPTFEQGMYSSVLTGVRAVGSDVDGVFMLPVDLPLVRPETVRGLMDEFRRTRPTVLYPRFGGERGHPPLIGVEAVPAILNHDGDGGLRAVLGGFEADARDLDVPDFGTVHDLDYPEDYELALAVAGIGYPLEDECAELFRLHGVSDHILGHCRAVAAVAVALCGRLNDRLADRPGAVRLDPGLVLGAALTHDIGKGTKRHEAAGAELLREHGFPAAADIVAAHFDLTLAEDAPITEKEVVFLADKLVRCHGPVPLEARYLEKVSMYRHEEGAEEAILGRLSRAKTVMARFDREMHDSSEHIAREALA; via the coding sequence ATGACGGCAGTGTATTCTGCGGTCATCCTCGCGGCCGGGCTGTGCTCGCGCATGGGCCGGTTCAAGCCCCTGTTGCCGCTTGACGGCGGCACGGTCCTGTCGCGTTGCGTGGCGTTGTTCCGGACCTGCGGGGTGGAACGGATAGTGGTGGTTACGGGCAAGCGCGCGGACGAAGTGGCCGCCTGCGCCATGGAGGCCGGGGCCATGGCCGTGTACAACCCGACCTTTGAACAGGGCATGTACTCTTCGGTTCTGACCGGGGTGCGGGCGGTCGGATCGGACGTGGACGGGGTCTTTATGCTTCCGGTGGACCTCCCTTTGGTACGGCCCGAGACCGTGCGCGGGCTCATGGACGAATTCCGGCGGACCCGGCCGACCGTGCTCTACCCTCGGTTCGGCGGGGAGCGCGGCCACCCGCCGCTGATCGGCGTGGAGGCGGTCCCGGCCATTCTGAATCACGATGGGGACGGCGGGCTGCGGGCCGTGCTGGGCGGCTTCGAGGCCGACGCCCGCGATCTGGACGTGCCCGATTTCGGGACCGTGCACGACCTGGATTACCCCGAGGACTACGAGCTGGCCCTGGCCGTGGCCGGGATCGGCTATCCCCTTGAGGACGAGTGTGCGGAGTTGTTCCGGCTGCACGGGGTCTCGGACCACATCCTCGGCCATTGCCGGGCCGTCGCCGCCGTGGCTGTGGCTCTGTGCGGGCGGCTAAACGATCGATTGGCGGACCGGCCCGGCGCGGTCCGTCTGGACCCCGGCCTGGTGCTCGGCGCGGCCCTGACCCACGACATCGGCAAGGGGACCAAGCGGCACGAGGCCGCCGGGGCGGAATTGCTTCGCGAACACGGGTTCCCCGCGGCCGCCGACATCGTGGCCGCCCATTTCGACCTGACCCTGGCCGAGGATGCGCCTATCACCGAGAAGGAGGTCGTTTTCCTGGCCGACAAGCTGGTCCGTTGCCACGGGCCGGTTCCGCTGGAGGCGCGCTACCTGGAAAAGGTGTCGATGTACAGGCACGAGGAGGGTGCGGAGGAGGCCATCCTGGGGCGGCTTAGCCGCGCCAAGACAGTCATGGCCCGGTTCGACCGCGAGATGCACGACTCGTCCGAGCACATTGCCCGCGAGGCCCTGGCGTGA
- a CDS encoding histidine phosphatase family protein, with product MIVLLRHCRTEGGRGRCVGRTALRLSPEGLDQALGLADDLGAVPFARLCSSPAIRAQATIAPLAGRLGLGVEALPALDEIDMGAWDGLAFDDISARFSEEYTARGQRLGRYRAPGGESFEDVAERAMAALVELAGGPLPVLAATHAGVIRSVLCRVTGHPLDDLFHFTPGYARCTILRPGGTLGLVAADADARTVRELL from the coding sequence GTGATCGTGCTCCTGCGCCACTGCCGGACCGAAGGTGGCAGGGGGCGGTGCGTGGGCCGGACGGCCCTGCGGCTCTCACCCGAGGGGCTGGACCAGGCCCTTGGTCTGGCCGATGACCTCGGCGCGGTCCCGTTCGCCCGGCTGTGTTCGAGCCCGGCGATCCGGGCGCAGGCCACCATCGCCCCGCTGGCCGGGCGACTGGGGCTCGGCGTGGAGGCTTTGCCCGCGCTGGACGAGATCGACATGGGCGCGTGGGACGGACTGGCATTTGACGATATCAGCGCACGTTTCTCCGAGGAGTATACGGCTCGCGGACAGCGGCTCGGCCGGTACCGCGCCCCGGGCGGCGAGAGCTTCGAGGACGTGGCCGAACGGGCCATGGCGGCGCTCGTCGAACTGGCCGGGGGCCCGCTTCCGGTGCTGGCGGCGACTCACGCGGGCGTGATCCGGTCCGTGCTCTGCCGGGTGACCGGCCATCCTCTGGACGACCTGTTTCATTTCACGCCGGGGTACGCCCGGTGCACGATCCTGCGGCCGGGCGGGACGCTCGGACTCGTCGCGGCCGACGCGGACGCCCGGACCGTGCGCGAATTGCTCTGA